The Alosa alosa isolate M-15738 ecotype Scorff River chromosome 17, AALO_Geno_1.1, whole genome shotgun sequence genomic sequence TAATTTCATTTTGGTGACTGTATATTCATGTTACCATGTCAACACagccaaacacatacacacacacacacacacacacacacacacacacacacacacacacacacacacacacacacacacacacacacacgcacacaggcacactgtgtgggtgcgtgtgagtgcgtgtgtgtgggtgcgcgtgattgcgtgcgtgtgtgtgtttgtgtatagaaCAGGAATGTTGCCAAAATCCTCCCTTCCTACCAACCGGTGGATCAATCAAACATCATGTCAAACGCCTTATTGAGCAATCTACCAGTATGTTCATTGCTTTGTCACGCAACAACAAATTTGCAGTCTACCTATCCGGAGGTTTTGTTTTAGGTGCatcttgtctgtttgtttgtctttaaacataattttctaCTAGCTTAGATTTTAGTTTTACATTATGTTGCAAGCAACGCTTAACATGACCAACATAGTGCTACCAACTGTGGTTAACTAGTGTCGATAGCGCATTGCGAGTGGTTGTGAACCATAGGAACTTTTAGGAACTTCAATCGTAGCCTGTAGACAAATTGGAATAAATGTGAATTTATGATAAGCCTGTCAGTTCGACTGGCGACCCACAGCTGGATAAGCAGGTACCCGCAGTCTGCATTGCCAGACACTGCGAGCTTCTCTGTCCGCTGGTGTTTTACTGAAAGGTCCAAGCAGTCCATTACAAACAGTCCACCAGCCTTCATGCCATTTCAATTCTGGGCACATGTTGGATATGTGTAAGTACATGTACGCATATGTAGGCAATTATTCTGATACATGTCAGTAAGGCGGATGGTATGACGTTTGGTTGGTCGATTAAGTGGGCAGTCGGAAGGTTTTAGGCACGATTCctgcgccgtgtgtgtgtgtgtgtgtgtgtgtatgtgtgtgtgtgtgtgtatttgtgcgtgtgtgtgtgtgcgtgtgtgtatgcgtgcgtgtttgtgtatgcatgtgtgtgcgcgtgtgtgtgtgttaagagtgtGGTTCGGGCCTCATATGTCTGTCTGAACCTTGCTTGCATCCGAACCCATCCCGAACCCGACaggctttttcatttttatgtctgaacccgacccgagctcagttattcccatgcttgTGATTTATGTTCAAGTTTGTCAAAACTTGTCAAAATGGAGTTCTTCAtggtctacagaatcagatgagcgtgcacgcaTGCAGGAGGTCATATACAGCGCACATTAACatgaggcccaagcaagcatagcctattgaaatagaattctaGTCTTACCACTGACGAAAATGTAGgtcttgaaatgaactgcaacagtcatTGGGCATGTAAAAAACGGGAAAAAATGCTGCCTTTTTAGATATCTAACAGGGGAGCGAGGCATCGTCTAATCAAAAATGCTGCCTTATAACATACCTTCGTTTTGACaaattttgaaggcagcatagATGTATCCTTCATGCTGCTTTCAATGTCCAAAATCCTATTTTATTGTGAGTAATCAAACGTTACGTTATTCTTTCTGGTATCCTGACAACggcgttctgtgttgctatcttgCAAGGCTGTCCGAAACAAAGTTCGTAGCCGGTACCTTGATGCCTGCTACGGCAAGTGACTTGGTAGAGAGCTGAAGACAGCGAGGCAGCAGATAGCTGCCTTATATTTCGTACAGACCCTTTGTGTTTACCACATACCTCCACCTAGTAGACTtcctttagttttttttttgtcttaaaaTCTCCCGATAGGCTAACAGCTTctttttttaacgtcacccaagatATTCTGTCTTGCCGTCTGAAATGCACATGCGTTGTCACggctacataaacaaatcttgcagaCAGGAAGAAGACTGTTCTTTTTtgaaattttattttattctcaaaaaaaacaaacttttgCATCATGtgaagcagacctgttggttacccaacataatttTAGCTATTGAAGctattttaaatgtaatgtaatatcgCTCCGATGTGTCCAAACCCAAGCTGAACCCGAgtataatttctaaatatttgtctgAACCCGATATGACAGACACtcagatactgtgtgtgtgtgtgtgtgtgtgtgtgtgtgtgtgtgtgtgtgcgtgcttgtgttcaATGGTAAACACCAAACACATTTtctttgctgctgctgcagtgatGTGAGATCCACTTGCGGCTACATTCTGATTAGCAGTTGGTCCACCATCTCTCTGGTGCACTCCGGGTCACGACCCAGCTCCTCCACCAGCACCTTCCTCTGGAAgttctggagagagagagagagagagagagagatggagagggagggagagggagggagagagagagagggaaagatatggagagagataaGGAGTTTAAGAcagaggtggaagaggaggaggaagagagggagatggagagggagggatagagagggagggaaagatatGGAGAGATATAAGGAGTTTAAGACagaggtggaagagagagagagagagagagaaagttgaaTTGTATACAATATCCAGTTTtgggactttttttttcttttgagttCGGAATCCAACTTTACGGTACAATACTTTTATAGATACAGATTACATATGCAAAACGTACATGGCAATATGAAGCAGTCAGAACGTGTATTCTGGAAATAGCGAGGGATAGAGTAAAACCggggggaaagggagaggaaaaaagagatgcCTCCGGAGCAGTGTGAGCTCAGCGCTGAGTGGTCAAACTCATTGGTCATTCCAACTAATTAAGTCTCCATGCGGTTGTATTGCTCTCATCACTGGAGGTCAAACAGAGAAAGGACCACAGCTGGGCTGTCTGAAAATATTTGTGTCGCAATAGAAACAAGGACTGCGCaagcctctttgtgtgtgtgtgtgggtgtgtttgtgtgtgtgtgtgtgtgtgtgtgtgtgtgtgtgtgtgtctgtccatatGTTTGTTattgattgattgtgtgtgtgtgtgtgtgtgtgcagttgtgcatatgtgagtatgtagtgagtgtgtgtgtgtgtgtgtgtgttctcatgtctgcacacatgtgtgtatgtctgtctgtttatgactgactgtgtgtgcctctatgtgagtgtgtgtgtgtgtgtgtgtgtgtgtgtgtgtgtgtgtgtgtgtgtgtgtgtgtgtgtgtgtgtgtgtgtgtgcgcgtgcgtgcgtgtaggTCTTTCCTACAATATCTCTTGCATTGATGGGCGCAAATGAGAAATCCACTGTTCGCTTGACCACTAACACTGCTACCACCAAAAGGCTTATTCCATCGGCCGCAGTCCCGGAACGGCTCTGGTCCAGGAACAGGCCCCCGTTGAATACGCCTGCTAACTATTAAGCGTCTGCGGACTAAGCTTCAGCCGCCTATAGCTGCACATCTGGAGGAGATTTACCGCCGTGTTACAGGCTGGACATCTGTATATGAAGTCTGCGCTGCATGTTCAAGGTTTCCAGTACTGATGGGTGTGGCttggtgagcgtgtgtgtatgcaatcagtgtgtgagtgtgtgtgtgtgtgtgtgtgtgtgtgtgtgtgtgtgtgtgtgtgtgtgtgtgtgtgtgtgtgtgtgtgtgtctgagtctctGTGTGGTTTCAGTTAGTACACAGAGCGACATGTGTATAAAcgtgagtaatgtgtgtgtgtgtatactgtatgtgtgtaaatctgtgaatgtgctgtgtgggtggtgtttttcttttcaaatgaatccctgtgtgtgtgtgtgtgtgtgtgtgtgtgtgtgtgtgtgtgtgtgtgtgtgtgtttccctacCCTGAAGTCTCGGAGGCGCAGGGCTCTGTCTCTGAGCGTGTTCTCTTGTTTAGATGCTAGTTCAGCCACATGCTTTCTCCActgctcctccttctcctgtgggacacacacacacacacacacacacacacacaataccattaccacaaacacacactgaaacacaataattaacacacacacacacacacacaagatatatcaagatatatacagtacacacacagttgagacatgtacacaaaaacataccCATACATCAACAGTCAAAAGATTGCTGCTGTCACATCAATATCATTAACATCAATttagtcaacacacacacacacacacacacacacacacacacaggctcttttGCACTATGTAGTTCTGTGACAGACCTAAAGCACAGCATCGCCAAATGAAATCACCAAAAGACACCACTTAACTATCTTGCTTTTAAAGCACCTACTATGTTGGTGTTCACAAGGATTTGCATTTGCATGttttcaagagagagagagagagagagagaaagagagaggctgagagagacagagagagagagagagggagagagacacacacacagacggtgaaagagggagagagacagagagagagggagagagaaagatggagagagacagagagagagcatatgtgtCTTAAAGGTACCACTATCTTTACACCAACGCTCCCAACTGTTGCTTCAGCAATGTTATGTAATGAGTCAGGGAAGGATGGACCTCAAGGAGTGAAGCAATGGTGTACTTCATCTCCATATTATTAtattgtgtagatgtgtgtgtgtgcctgtgtgtgcctgtgtgtgcgtgtgtgtgtgtgtgtgtatgtgtgtgtgtgtgtgtatgtgtgtgtgtgtgtatgtatgtgtgtgtgcgtcattaGGGAATATGGATTTGATTAATGGATCAGTAGCAATGACTAATAGAGGACCTGCTCCTGTCAGGTCTGAAAGAGAGCAGAAAGAtgatcatttgtgtgtgtgtgtgttgtgtgtgtgtgtgtgtgtgtgtgtgtgtgtgtgtgtgtgtcgggtctgagagagagcagggagatgATAATTCGGGCTGAGTGTGGAGTTTGTACAGGCCCCTACCCAGGAAACAGGAGAACTCTCTAAGGTTGTCAgtgctagctctctctctctctgtgtctctctgtgtgtctctctctctctctctctctctctctctctctgcaaatatatatatatcttctcTATCAgaaccctcccacacacacacacatcaagaccCACAAATATACATACTCATTTACTGACTTGtgctttctcactttctctttctcacaccccctccacaacacacccatgcacgtatacacacacacacgcgtacacacacgcacacacgtacacacacacacacacacacacacacacacacacacacgtgtacacacacacgtacacacacacacacacacacacacacacacacacacacacacacacacacacacacacacaaagattttccttttctctcccacCCACTCATTcattctgtccctctctctactttccactctcctctctctctctctctctctctctctctctacccccccgcTCATCCTATAGAACTTGCTTGCCGTCCTCCTGTGTCTTTAGGAGACTGCCCCCCAGTTCTCTCCTCCGCGGCCGGCCCTTGACCTTGAAGTGGAGATGACTGAGTAGGGCTGGGCCTGACCCTGACCTTGTGAACCCTGAACTCTTGACCTTCAGCCTGTTAACAGGATTCAGGAAGACACCTCGGGGACATGGCTTCCTGTGTGTaactatgtgtgagtgtgtgtgtgtttgtgtgtgtgtgtgtgtgtgtgtgtgtgtgtgtgtgtgtgtgtgtgtgtgtgtgtgtgtgaaagagagggtgtAACAGGACATATGGAAACTTCTGGAATGTCTGCTCTGAGGTGTGGTGCTGCTTTTGTTCGACAGACTCACAAACATGTTGTGGCACTTCATTATGGTGGCGTTTATCTTTCGGCACACACTCAAAGCTTTCACTCACTCCCCACtaataccatacacacacacacacacacacacacacacatactcgcaAGAGCATGTTCCCTTTGTGATATTTAAAGAATTTTCAcaagctaaacacacacacacctggacacaaacacatttacgcATAATTACTACTTGCACTCAGACATGACCAAATacataaacacccacacacacacacacacacacacacacacacacacacacacacacacacacatactgtacatgtggtGTGGTCCTCTATAGAATAGGTACCtactgacaccacacacacacagcgttcaTGATagtacctctcctctctctcacacacacagacacacacacagacacacacacacacacacacacacacatacacacacacacacacacacacacacacacacacacacacacacggtgttcATGAgagtccctctcctctctcttgtgaTAAATGTTGGTGGAAGTGAACAATAGACACATGGGAACTGGACTTGGACACCTCTCCCCAGACTCCACTTGTCATCAATCAGAGttaagccgtgtgtgtgtgtgtgtgtgtgtgtgtgtgtgtgtgtgtgtgtgtgtgtgtgtgtgtgtgtgtgtgtgtgtgtgtgtgggtgtgtgtgtgggtgtgtgtgtgtgtgtgtgtgtgtgtgtgtgtgtgtgtgtcaggctcaCCTGACATTTGCACTCttctctttttatttatttgttgacTTACTCCCTCtgcatttctttctctccgatctttatttctctgcatttctttctctccgATCTTTATTTCTCTGCATTTCTTTTCCTTGATAATTTCTGTCCTTGTTTGAACAAAGTTTGCTGATGGATGACAGGTTTTTGGTTAACCTTCATTCAACTATTTTCTGGATGCATAAAAGCCTTTTAAAAGCCAATTCTCTCTGGTGctttctctatctcctcctcccccctgcctctcttctctctctctctcttttccctctgcttttctctctcttttctcattctcttctctctccacagcCAGGAGAACACCGCACAGCTGCGCAAGAAGGGAGCAGATGTTGAGGAAAAGCTGTCTGCCAGGCCTGTCATCTCCGGAGCGGAGCGGTGGGTCGAACATGAGCCCTGAGCCCTGAGCCCTGAGACATGAGACCTCAGACCTGAGACATGAGCCCTGAGACATGAGCCCTGAGACATGAGACATGAGACATGAGACCTGAGCCCTGAGACATGAGACCTGAGCCCTGAGACATGAGCCCTGAGACATGAGACCTCAGACATGAGCCCTGAGACCTGAGCCCTGAGACATGAGATCTCAGACCTGAGCCCTGAGACATGAGACCTCAGACCTGAGCCCTGAGACATGAGATCTCAGACCTGAGACATGAGACATGAGCCCTGATCCATGAGACATGAGCCCTGAGACATGAGCCCTGAGCCCTGAGACATGAGCCCTGAGCCCTGAGACATGAGCCCTGAGACCTCAGACCTGAGGCAGGAGAGGACACCTGGCAGCTCAGCTACCATAAGTACTCAATTCCCATTAGAACTTTGCTTTTGCAAACCAAGATAACTTTggcctataataataataataataataataataataattagtaGGGAAAGGAAACATTACCCCCCCAACAGCCCTGGGAGCAGAGGGGACCTTAGGTAATAATAAATACTACAACAATAACTATTTCAAACACTAAATACTTCAACAACACTACTACCAAAGGATTGAGAGTGCAGGAATATGAGTAATAGTCAAGGGTATCAAATAAGATTATTACTATCATTCATATCTATATAGTAGATTTAGATGTGGTTTCTGGCCCATTTGTTTTCCAGCAAGGAAATAGCGTTACATCATATCCCCcacatctcatctcctcctgaACTGTAGCCATGGGAACCCCTCCAGACATGCCGGAGGACGAGAGGAAGAGTTTTATGGAGCATGTCAAGAACGGTTGGAATGGGGCGTATTGTCCACACTAGAGAGAACTAAGAGGAAGATCTTTATGTATGTTTTTAATGGTTTAGTGGCTTATTGGCCACATCAAGGGaggggaacgtgtgtgtgtgtgtgtgtgtgcgtgtgcgtgtgcgtgtgtatgcgtgtgtgtgtgtgtgtgtgtgtgtgtgtgtgtgtgtgtgtgtgtgcatcatgtgtgtgtgtgtgtgtgtgtgtgtgtgtgtgtgtgtgtgtgtgtgtgtgttttatactaTTCCAGTGGGAGAATAAGCAGTGAAGAGAGCTGTTACAGGAAAAAGAAGGGGGAGGGCAAGCAAAAAGAAacatgaaaagaaaaagaaaaagaaaaagaaaaagaaaaagaaaaagaaaaagaatggtAGGATGACCAGGAAGGGGCTGAAACAAAAAGAGATAGAAAAGTAGAAAGCAAAGAATGACCTCTGCAGATTTCACTATGTGGAGTGATATCAACTAATGGAATCCCTCCCCTCTCTGATGTaatgcagagagaaaaaaacaagctAGCACAGGGCACAGGGGCTCTATCTCTATTTTCCTGCTGATCTGACATTAGaaaatgcccttgagcaaggcacctaaccctcactgctccccgccgCCAagcagcaggcagctcactgcgcccgggattagtgtgtgtgtgcttcacctcactgtgtgttcactgtgtgctgtttgtgtttcactaattcactgattgggttaaatgcggagaccaaatttccctcacgggatcaaaaaagtatatatacttatacttatacttattctcTGCAGTCCTGCATGTCGTAGGTGGATGTTGACCTTAAATGAGAGTTTGTCGTCAGTGATTTATAGAAACTAGAAAACTAATGGAAATATTagccagaccacacacacacacacacacacacacacacacaaatacctgcacacactcacacacgcgcacgcacatgcGATGTCCGCGCAACACGCACGGACATCCCATCTGGTCTGATGCTGTGGGTGATCCAGTTTGTTCAGCTTTACGTCAGCATCTCTACAAGGACACCacatgtgtgggcatgtgtgtgtgtgtgtgtgtgtgtgtgtgtgtgtgtgtgtgtgtgtgctgtgtgtgtgtgtgtgtgtgtgtgtgtgtgtgtgtgtgtgtgtgtgtgtgtgtgtgtgtgtgtggaattatGCGCATTTAGGCCAAATAACAGTAAATCAGCCCTCATCTCTGGGCGTGTGCCCGGTGTGAAATGGCATCACTTCCCCCATCAGCCCTCATTATCTCCATTACAGTCTGGACGGGCAGCGCAGCACAGCGCAGCACAGCGGACCATGTGGCCCAGCACACACTCTTTATCCtatcagcagcagcacaggcTGCAGGTCTgctggaggagagtgtgtgtgtgtgtgtgtgtgtgtgtgtgtgtgtgtgtgtgtgtgtgtgtgtgtgtgagagagagagagagagagagagaaagagagtgagagagagaagagagggagggtgattGGAAAGAGGTCATTgctgatggacacacacacacacacacacacacacgtatgcatacTTTGTGAAAGATTGTAATCAATGTGCATGCGCGTAAGTGCgtttgcgagtgtgtgtgtgtgtgtgcgtgtgtgtttgtgtaccttTCTCTGTCGCTCCACCTCCTTGagtctctcctgctcctgctgctctctctcaaGCTTCCGTCGAATCTACACAAAAAGTCAAAGGTCAAAAggtaaatgcgctatacaaataaaactgacttgacttgacttgacttaatattagatagatagatagatagatagatagatagatagatagataataaataaataaataaatagatagatagcatagctgtcctgtttttcctaggtttctcacatattttaactttttcttcACTGTCTTCCCATTTCaatattttcccgtaaaatATCCTGTATCTTAATACTTTCATAACATTAGCCCTACCACcagatctgtctgtctctgtgctgttgtcctgttgctacccccttgcccttccagtgaaacagatgctTTCAAAGCATTGTTTTGCTTGGCCGACCTTAGAATGATGTTAGCCTATTTAAGATTATGGCATGATTGTTGTGAGAACACAATTTGACGCCAGTCTGCAAGCAAAGTCACAATAGATCTAATTTCACATCTCGTTCAATAagtgcagcagttttgtagTCAGAATTCCTGCTATCAGCAGAGGGAAAGCAACTGAAGGAAGAAAGCAGAGTGTTTGCAGACGAGAGTGGGCCGCATATGAAAGCAGTCACTCACCCgatcctctctcttctctctaaacTCGCTGTCTGAGAAGCCTGCATCTTGGTCGTCTGCGTCCGGATCACCCTGCTTCTCCAGGAAGATATAGTCCTCCTCTTTGCAAATCTCCCTCATAGACTACAAAGAGAGGTGAAGGGGGTCACAGACCACCAAGAGGGATGACATatacaacacatactgtacaaattGAATCTATCCTTTTAAAATgtggactatttttttttatatatatatctttttatACATAGTTTGGGCCTTTTTTAGCAGGGGCATTTTGAACATTCTACCTGAAGATTCTGATCTGCTAAAATGTGatattctaaaattccatgtttaattcaatgaacccagatattctttagaacattcaaTTTTCAACATTCTGGCTTAAGGGTTAATCTGACAGAACAGGGAAGGGAGTGACAGGATGCGAGAGGTCAAGAGCTATGGGCGGGACCACGAAATGACCCGGGTCGGACTGGAACCATGGGCACTGGAGATACAGCTACCCCCAAAACGTAGACTATTTCATcgtttatgtaatgtaatgtacacgTTCCACACTATCATTATAATATCTCTCAGTCAGGACTACCTACCACACTACACAGCCTTTCATAGTGTAATTGCATTCTGACAAATGCAAATGCTAAATGCTTACGCTGCATGAAATATAATATgttgtatataatatgtataatatacatgtaatatgttGAGTAAGAATGAGTAATAATGTTATTAATTGTCGGAAATTACAGGAATAGGGACCGGATTAAGATTTTGGTTTGGATTAGGGGTTCCACGTAGGATTATGTAATTGCATAGCATAAATATGATGTTGCACACTGATAATCTGCTGTActtaattaaatatatacaatatatcaGGGCAGATACAAGCAGATACCCCACTGATAATCATGATGTTCTGCTGTACTTAATTAAACACAATATACTGTATCAGGGCAGATACAAACAGATCCCCCTTGGGACTGTGGATTTAGCTAGCGGTGTATCCATTCTATATCCAGCGTAGGCCATAATTATTCATACCCGTAATTCATATTTTGATTTAATACGATTTCTTATTTGACCAATAAAACACAGAAGTTGGTCAGTGGCTTAGCTAGCAGGATGGCAGTCTGGCTGTGTAATTGTGAAGACTTATGAAGTGTAAAAAGTCACGGATGGCTGTGTGAGTCAGACCACAGCAGAACTTGAAATGTCCAGTGAGGGTGTGAGGTAGCCTCCCTCCTCTtatacaccacaaacacacacacacacacacacacacacacacacacatgcacagacacacacacacacacacacacacacacacacacacacacacaca encodes the following:
- the LOC125310667 gene encoding U2 small nuclear ribonucleoprotein auxiliary factor 35 kDa subunit-related protein 1-like, encoding MGWFRTTVVQTAEDKTVTRITLDIGRMAHMKRFAGIPMSKSMREICKEEDYIFLEKQGDPDADDQDAGFSDSEFREKREDRIRRKLEREQQEQERLKEVERQRKEKEEQWRKHVAELASKQENTLRDRALRLRDFRNFQRKVLVEELGRDPECTREMVDQLLIRM